The stretch of DNA GCGCTAATTAAATCAGTAGcaaaaaaaagctattgatTATCCGTGGTACGGTGTGACAGAACAATATCTATACTAGACGCTTGCCAAGTTGCGCAGGAATCGGGCGGTTAGAAGTGTACCTTCAATTCACATATTTAGAGTAAGATGGGGTGAAATTTGATTGTGAGATACAGGGGATTGAAGTTGTGTAAACATTAGACGCAGCGTGACAAGTAATGACAGACGAAGAGCAAATAGAGCCgcgtatggcaaccaatcaCACTGCGCGCTCTACACGCAGCGGGAAAACTCTTAGGCGCTCAAATGTCATAGCGCTAGTCGTGCAAGTGAAGGAAGATGCCTAGATCGAAGCGAGCTTGCACCAAAGAAAAGAAGAGCGCGGGAAACTTAAAAGACCGTGAACGGAGACAACTCTATGTTTTGGGCTTTTTTCCTCGCTTAGCCCTCTTCGAAGGAAGACAAGGATTCTTACTTAATCACGGCGTAGTTTACAACTAAGCAAATATTAGAGTAAATGCTTATAAAGTTGATATAAATACGGATAAATCTCTGATAAAACGTCGATAATCGTACTGACGCGCTTGTATGCTAATTAGAGGGAAAATCCGTAAAACTAAGTTCCCCGGATGTTGATCCCGGGACTTTGAGCTAAGTAAACAGGACTATGGGATTATTGACGCCTTCGAGAATAACGCTACACTCGTTCGAATTCggtttttcttgaatatctggTGGAGTATTTAAGATTTTGGTGGTATCTTTTTGCTACCATCTAGAGTGTGCCTATTGTCATCGAatggcataataaaaaaaattcacccgAAATAAAGCCATTTGGGTCTACGGTATCGTTAAAACCCTGATACTCAGGCTTACCAAATTTATAAAATTCCAAGTCCCAAGCCCAAGCATACAAACCTCATTAGAGCTTCCTTTCAAAATGTTGTCACCATAGATACAACCAACAGCTATATAAGATCCACGGGGCGCATGCTTCATTCTCTCTTGCACCAATTCACTGACATCAACATAATTCTCGTCTAGACCAAGTCTTTCCACCCGCAGTGCAAACCGTCTCAACAACTTTGTCACCCTACTTGAGAATTCTCTATACTTCGTCAAGTCCTCTCCGTTTATAATGACTAGATCGGGGCATTTCTTTTTAGCTTCTGCTAAGGATATAAGCTTTTTAAGTCCCATGGCCCGTGCCACGTAATTACAAGTAACGAGAATGTGTTTTTGCGAGACACCCACAGGCCGATCTCTGAGACACGGGTTTCTTATCATTTCAACCTGTGCATAGAAGCAGTCAATGTCTATGTGCACAATCACTCTGTTATGCTTGCTCGTGCCGAGTTTGTCAGTGCTAGGGTCGTTTGAAGTTTCGTTGAGCGAAGTTGAAAGGAAGGAGTCTAGTTTTTGTCTCTTGAGCGGCGGTAATTGCGCGCCTGTCAAAGACACGGGTCTTACTCGCCATTTTTGCCATTCCTCTTCGGAATCATCAACTTCGCACTCGCCATCACTGTTTGGGGGAAGATGGTTTTCTTGGTATCCATACATCTGCCCGATTTGAAGGGAAAGATTCTGAGTTTATCAAGGTGAATCTACTGCAAATCAAAATATGGGATGCAATTTCCCACGGACGTAGACTGAGGCCGAGTCCGCGGCCTCCCAGCGGTCAAACCCACTCTCCGTCGGAAACTTCCGAATAAACATCTTCGGAAACGAgcataataaaacaaaatggaggCCATACGACGAATAAGTTACGTCTCTCTCTTATGTGCCCGTACGAGTAAAAGAGACAATTCCTGGCTTCGTTGTATGCTGAATGAATTTTCCAAccatttttaattaaaattttcAGATAATGTATCTTTATAATTTTAGAACCATGACACTGATGGCGGCTTACCTTTTTTCCCTTTGTCCTATTTTACTAAAATTAAGTATTAAAGTAAGCTTAATTTTTTTGAGTAAGTACTAATGTTAcaggcgcgttcccaggattggccgggggggagggggggtgcgcagtcataggtatcatggaaaatgcatagtatttgaagattcctatATAAGAAATgccccactttttggccgccagggGGCGAGCGCGCACCcgcctgtgtacgcgcctgatttacaaaaaaatatgtcttTGATACCTGCTTTTCTATATCAATTTTGAGGGTTTACATGGATTTAAACTCATCACCGTAAGTAACTTATTATAAGTACTTTAAAATACTCAATTAAAACTCACGGAGGAATCTACAGAAATTACATTATGAattggcttttttttagatagaTATCATATTATACCTAGGGCTGCGCAACCTCTCCACTCCCCCTCAGCTAATTCTGAATACGCGCCTGCTAAACGTTAACGTTCTTGTTATGATTACCAGAGATAAAACGCAACACAACGAACCCGCACGTTCCTAAGTCAAAATTAGGAAACTAATTGGCTGACTCACTTGTCCGTTCTTGCtcatttattattgttttaatcTGCCTGATGACATATAAAGTAACTAAATATAAAGTAAACTAACTAAATTGAGTTGCAAAGGACCTACTAGGTATTATTTATTATGATATGTCACCACACAAAAGTCggaccgccatcttggatttctcCGACCATCTCGCATTTTCCGAAGATGGTGTTCGTAAGATTCCAACTGATAAGTTGGGTAAGACCGCTGGGAGTCCGCGGACTCGGCCTCATTCTACGTCCGTGGGGAAATGCATCCCTCAAAATATAGCGGCGAACAGTATTTACGCGCATTGGCACGGTTCCAGTCTTCTCTCTATAGATTGGACAAGGGACCCCGCGTGGTCGGGAGAGACCAAAGAGAGACGCTGTGACGTGCAGTTCTCAACACTGGAGATCGAtattataaacaaatacaaaatacTTGACTTCTTTGAAAATCCAGGGATATTTCTCTTTAACGTTTAGAGGgaaatacccctgggtttccgaggatgaaTACTTGAACGAAACGCAAAAACAAATTACGACTGTCACTTTTAAGTGCATTTGAAAATGCAAATGAAACTGGCTAATTCTAGAAGAGCTAAAATGAGCTAGTTATTGCTTAAAACAGAAACAATTAAATAAAGCTCACGTTTTATTGTACCCTCCTACGCAGAGCTTTTTGTGTCACTCGTTTCTTTTGCtctaaaggaaagaaaagggaACGAGCGACACCGAAAgcggaaaaaaaagggaacGAGCGACACCGAAAGCTCTGCGCAGGAGGATAGTTTTATTGATGCTTGGATAAAAATTCTGGAACAcattaaatataattttaaataaacaTGCGCACACCCTGCGCAATCCCCTAGGCGCACTAAGGTAAGTACGTCATCTAAAGACAACATAAACCGGCACATGGTCTCCCTAACATTAACACTACATGAAGTACTGACCCACGCTGAGACACAGAGGCAAAAAAACAGCCGCCTGCTTTTGTGGGGCACCTCTTTGGAAAAAGGTCGATGCCTACATACTTTTATATTGCAACCATTTTAGATATTCTTGTCAAACGCAGTAAAAAAATTGGTTAAAAGAAAAGGTTTGCAGACTGCGCGTGAACTCACGCGTCCTGGACAATTGGGAGGTCTGTGGTGACGTCACAATTTAGAACCTAAAAGGTAGTCTGCATTTGCTTTCAGAGGCTATCGCACCCACAAAATCCCTTGGGTATTTTTGTGGATCCCATTACTGTCTTGCGGATCACCAGGACATGGGTGGCCATAGAGAACGCGATTGGCTGGGAAAGAAAAAATACGAGACATCTTACTATTTATAGCACGATATCCTTTGATCTGGCTTATGTGGCGCGTGGGTTCTTAGGCTACGAAGGGGCTATTAAAAAGAACTTTGTTAACGAGATATTTATTTCAGTAGCAAACTAAATCCTCTCGAATCATAGCGAAACTCGAGCCATCTGGAAATTACAAAATTCTAAGGAATTAAATAATGCAGGGAAAGCTATATTTGTCTCCTGAAAAGTTTTAGTTCGTCTTGTAAAGGAAAAGTTTTCCCTCTCCTTAACTTGTTAGTAGACTTTTGCAAATGTTAATTTCTTCATTATGAAATGTCCCGTCTAACTTGATCGAAGAGGTTATAACGTACTGCTGTATTTGGATGAAATCCACGGTGCTCCGCATTCGTgatcatcatgaccatcaaACACTGCAAGACAAAAAGGCAATTCCGTCATCGACGGTCTGATCGGGTTTGCTGTGGTGGGTCCCAGACCCTTGGACCATCTCAGATTATATGAAATCTGGTACGACAGCGCACACGCGAGAAACCTCAAGTTCCGTTCCGTTAAGCTTGAAATAATAAGTATTCCACCCTGACTAATTGATAAATATGGTAATTGATTGTGGGAAGTATATAAATGTGGAGAATGACATGGGCAAACTAATGAATCATTTTAAAGTAATTGTTGCAGACGTAATACCCCCATAACTATAAAAGGTATGATCTTATCCCTAAGGCATCACTAAGATCACCACATTTTCACGGACAATTctcaaatcaaacaaagttgATCTACATAGTTGCTCTACATATCGACAGTTTGGTTCTTTGACGTCATTAGCACGCATGCGTACAGCAATCAAAaccatcccacatggatctcgTCTAACGTTGTTTAGGTATCACGAGATCAAGTACTCTGGTTTTGGCGCAGGGTCTATTCCTGCTGATCAAGAagctggcttctatttgcttCCCTGGTGGAAACTGGAAGACATGTATCTTGGTTCTAAATTTATCTCGTGCACTGATGATGTAGAGGGAaatttaaaagacaaaagattattttgtctttttctaaatttcacTGATTATTAATACATGAGGAAAATTTAGAAGCATCTATTGTTTTCGTGGGAATTTCGCTAGTAATCATCCCTTAGAAAACAAAGCAATCCGAGTTGATCATGGTATTACTATAAAAAGTTCACTTTAAATTGGGActttaaaagtaaaaatacGTTGATCGATTCACTTAAAACAAATCTTTGGTTTTAATTTCCGATTTACTAAGATGTTCACAGTGGAAAGACATTGAACGGTAATTGATAACAAAGAGCGGATCTATTGCTAGAATGATCAAGATAGGTGAGTACCTCTATGGCAGCCGTTAGATATCTTGTATCCCAGAGACACGCCTTTGCAGTTGGACTCCCACACATAAGGGTACTCGTACGAGACGGTTATTCTTGGACAGCTATAAACAACATTTTTGGAATTAGTAGGATTCTTCGACAACTAGGAACAACATCAGTATAAttcttaaccctattcagactagGGCTCTTtaagccccccctccccccccccctccgggaAAATTGCTATAACTTCTGAACCATAGCAGCTAAGAGGCTAAAACTTggtgacttttcctaaaatctatctgcggacgttttgaatgccattgacatgtcgaggagacgctccatgttaccatggcGACCGTTTTATCGCACATAGGTTTCCTAAAAACTTAAAAGTAgtgaatttttcatattttggtcctgtttctcagatttaaatgcctgttttgacttttgtttacgtgacaagtttcacaacagcgctagaatttttttacctcggatatttggggggaggggtgggtaaattTTGCTTTGTATctgttgttaaaaatgtcgctagatttactagatgacactttaaaagctaatattatgcatttatcattactataagcaatgataaatgcatgcaaatacttttttctgtaataattccagattttttttttcttttgcaaaaaaCCATAAGAATCCAAGAaggcggatccaagatggcggacccaGGATGGTGgaaattcttacaaaaaaaatgattataaaacGTTTTTATGACCTTTTTGCATTGAAAAGCCGTTAAAAGGTTGATTTTGACATATCTGAATGATGcaaaatgatttcaacccGATATCTGATAATTTGGGcaatatttaaaagaataGCTAGACATCGTATTTATGACATCATTGTCATAATTGATTCTACCACACCCAAAATGGGCCGTTATGATTATTTGCATGCTGGTGCTCATTGTCTGTTAGCTTGATGGTCATAGCCTAAGCGGTTCATGAAATACGgagcatatcaatatttgtgTGACTTTCATACCCACTCGGCCGacctcttggaggcctgggtcttagggcttttcaagatcagtgagaaaaaaatttGACCGAGCggtcaagttttttttaacaaattttggcctcgagtctcaaatttACAGGAataagcatttttcaccatgttttctggagaaccgggagcgggaaaactttagctcttctaaatataagcatcatcaatgcccatataaggcaatacatacgaaggacactatatgttgggaatatgtttgatatggggGACCCTTTCAGCCCCCCCACCCCGGTCACAGACAGCTCAAAAtagcccagtctgaatagggttaaacaAGTATGATTTAGTATGATTCTTGGATAACTAAGAACAAGATTAGTATTGAGCTGTTTCCAGGAATCGTCTAACGGGAAAGCGGTAGACTTGGTGTCTGTAAGAAACTCGCCTTGATCCTTTGCAGGACGAGTCAAAGTTCGACGATCCAGagggaatcttcaaataaagaaaaataaggtTGTTCAGGGGGCCGttattctttgtttgtttgttcgtttgtttgattgtttgtctgtttatgtttttgtttatttatttgtttgttcgtttgtttgtttgtctgcTTGTTTTTCCTTCTTCGGTAGCCCCAAaaattcttttatttattggtGAGAGATATTTCATCTCTAATGGCGGTGAATGGAGCGTGCTAGCTACGCCCTGATTATATGTGGGGAGTACAAGAACCGGCTGTACGCGTGATTGTATTAGAGTGGATGGTGCATGTTGGGGAGGCAGTACCTATACTGACAATAAAGTCAGTCGCATCGAAACCGAATTTTGAAACTAAACTCCTTATCTACTCCTCCGTCGCGGAATTGCTACACAAGAATTGGATCCACCCAACCTCCTCTGCAAATAGATTATAATACCATTTTATAACTAGCTATAAATGTTGGAGCTGGTCCATTTCCATGAGTAGCCCCCTATTAGTATTCTTCACTCAATATTCGTGGATATCAATTATTACATACTTACACGGTAGAACACAGTGTAACGGTAGTCGAAATCGACTCGAAAAGTCCCTGTAGAGAAGCGCAAGTGCGGTTAATCGAGATATACAAATGAATTTTGATCATTATGGAATCTATAATAATTCGAGCTAATAAGGGCATTTTATCATGCATTATTGTTACAGTGTGTTTTAATACACTTAACTTAACTTAACTTCTAGATATTACTCAGGGTATAATATTTGCTCGAGGTATAACCTATCTAACCTTCTCTTTGGGCAAGCTGGTGGATGTCCGCATCAGATAATTTTCTCGCTGTGATGGTCGCATTAGTGAACGGAACACAGAGCTGTTCGTCCATGCAGTTGTACTCTAACCGCTGCAGATGGTTGTTGTCGGTTGAGCTAATTCCAACCGCAAGCGTCCACCCCCCACCtaaaacgtaaaaaaatattgatgaaAGAAAGGAAGGATGGAAAATATTGATGAAAGGAAGGaagaaaggaaggaaggaaggaaggaaggaaggaaggaaggaaggacgGACGGAAGGACGGAAGGaagaaaggaaggaaggaaggaacgAAGGAACGAAGGGACGAAGGAAGGAAGGGacgaaggaaggaaggaacgaacgaacgaacgaaggagggagggagggagggagggagggagggagggagggagggagggagggagggagggagggagggagggagggagggagggagggagggagggagggagggagggagggagggagggagggagggagggagggagggagggagggagggagggagggagggagggagggagggagggagggagggagggagggagggagggagggagggagggagggagggagggagggagggagggagggagggagggagggagggagggagggagggagggagggagggagggagggagggagggagggagggaggagcGAACGAAGGAAGGAACGAAGGAACGAAGGAGGGAAGGAACGAAGGAAGGCTAGGACATCACATACCAAAGCGTTCCATATCACAGTAGGCCACGATTCTTCCACCAAATGGCAGTTTAAAGGGATAGTACCCACTCGGAACGGATGCACGAGCAGATTTGAGGTCTGCGCATGATTGGACGCGATTCTTcgggggaaaaaagaaaaaataatgagaaATGTTCTAATggtaaacatatttttgatAACAAAACATAGGTTAGAAGAGGAACAAACAACCAAACTCGTGCTTGTTGTAAcaaatttaaaacattttttttaactgtaCTTTATTGTATGGTTCCACGTTTTCCATGTATTGAACTCCCCGACTTCCCGGTCCGAAGTCCGCACGATGTGTGTGCCGGTCCGCATCTTTCAGCATACACATCCTGTCGTTTTTACGGAAGGCGATACTAAGGCAGAAGAACTCCGACTGACACCGTGACATGCAATCCACGACATCCCACGCCTCGCTCTCGCGAATTGTGTGACCTTTCACCTCATAACCATATATGGAATACGATGACTCACATTGCTGACCGCTGACATATCGAAGACATAGTAGCCATGGTAACAGAAAAAATGTAAAGTTTCCGATGGCTTTCATTCCTAGCAAGGGGTACAAATATTTATGAGAAATAAATAGTTATCCTAAAATTGCATTAACgctttttttatgaaatttaTTCAAAGAACGATAACGCCATTCTTCATTAATCATTTTTGGACTTTTCTATTCTTAATTAATCATTTATGGACAATTCCTGGTGCTTGTATTAGGCTTCCTAATTAAGTGTGCACTCTTAGACCCCATGTGCCATGACCCGCAGTGCGCCATGGGTATTAATTGATTACGTAAATAAGCGTTAaggcgaaaagaaaaaaacttttcagTGGTAGATGTTCCATAGTTGGATACATGGATATCGAGTTGCTCCTAATAATATGCTTATGATGTCAATTAACTTATTAATGAAGAAATGATGTTTTTTGGGGGGTAAAAAAATTGCGTGCATTAACCACATGGGCCTCAGCAGGAACCTAGATAGCCTCACCGAGAATGCCATAAACAGATGCAAGGCTTGTATTCTCTAACCAGTAGTGCAAGCCATTTGTCATTTTGCAATTTCTTATAGTCAACATtgattgaaataggtgtatacagtTAAAAGGAGAACAGAAAGTGGGATGgattgttttctatttaagTATTCCCAATAACTTAACAAACTAGAATGGGGAAATTGGGGGAAGTCGTGCCATAAGTTTGGTAAGGAAAAGTTTttgaaataaattaaaaaaaacgataCTTTAAGTgtgttatttaaaaagcatACAGACAAATACTGATTTTAGTTATGAAAGATTTAGTACATCGAAAACTAATGTTGTAAAAGTTTCCTTTTTATAAAACGATCCTTTTCTAAGCATGATAATTATGCCAGCATTTAGCATTCTtagaaagttatttttttgttcttggtCCTGTCTTACCTTTTGTGTTGAAACCACTGTTGATTTAATTGCGACAACCTAGCTAAATCTCGAGCCGAATTGATTTGACTAGTATTAacataaacatattttaataaaacttcaCGGGGACTTCCTCCCTAAGACCGTGCGCTCTGCTGATTGGTTCGCTATCTCGTGACAGTATTCGCGCCAAGCATTGCTTAATGAGTAAATGCTCGAAATAGGCGCAGCAAATTCACGTTTCGAAATCAATTGTACCCTGAAACCTGACGCAATTTACTTACTTGATTCAACAATTCATGGAACAAGAACTCTGACAACGATTCCTGGGCTTTAAAAAAGACGGTCCTTCCAATACGTTTTTCGTCTCTAGTAAAGAAAATCGATAGTGTTTCGACATTACTTATCAAAGTATTTAACTGCTAGCAGTTCTTTCTTTGTTGAACTTCCGTGAAGGCAAAGCGGGCGTATGTCAGATTGCAGCAGTCTTCTACTCGAGATAACAAATTAAACAATACAAAATGTTCACCCTGAATGAAATAAGAATCTGACCCAAAATATCATatcttttaatttttctttgGCTAAAATACGACAAACACCTAACACCCAACAggtttcttgttttgttttttaaaaaaatctggaaGAAACCCTGCAAGTGCAAAGTCTCtctggcaaaaaaaaaatatatgttgaAAGAGaaaaactcccttctccttataatggtccacctattaaaaactcccttctccttataatggcccacctattaaaaactcccttttccttataatggtccacccctattaaaaattcccttctccttataatggtccacctattaaaaactcccttctccttataatggcccacctattaaaaactcccttttccttataatggtccacccctattaaaaactcccttctccttataacggtccacccctattaaaaactcccttctccttataatggtcctcccctattaaaaactcccttctccttataatggtccacccctattaaaaactcccttttccttataatggtccacccctattaaaaactcccttctccttataatggtacacccctattaaaaactcccttctccttataatggtccaaCACTATTATAGTCAGGTCTCTTAGTGTTTCAATCTATACAtagcg from Nematostella vectensis chromosome 8, jaNemVect1.1, whole genome shotgun sequence encodes:
- the LOC116617175 gene encoding uncharacterized protein LOC116617175, with the protein product MKAIGNFTFFLLPWLLCLRYVSGQQCESSYSIYGYEVKGHTIRESEAWDVVDCMSRCQSEFFCLSIAFRKNDRMCMLKDADRHTHRADFGPGSRGVQYMENVEPYNKNRVQSCADLKSARASVPSGYYPFKLPFGGRIVAYCDMERFGGGWTLAVGISSTDNNHLQRLEYNCMDEQLCVPFTNATITARKLSDADIHQLAQREGTFRVDFDYRYTVFYRIPSGSSNFDSSCKGSSCPRITVSYEYPYVWESNCKGVSLGYKISNGCHRVFDGHDDHECGAPWISSKYSTNRVLYGHPCPGDPQDSNGIHKNTQGILWVR